The following are encoded in a window of Castanea sativa cultivar Marrone di Chiusa Pesio chromosome 9, ASM4071231v1 genomic DNA:
- the LOC142610314 gene encoding uncharacterized protein LOC142610314, translated as MEKYFGNAYRGDPGVPHADPDRFVNIWIGSAAFSALTWFNPYMWHLTNQFNWHDRAMLFEQYHWKKAMEKKQPYDFLWNRRMDKDHRDSYYFNWPVYFP; from the exons atggaGAAGTATTTCGGAAACGCGTACAGAGGAGACCCAGGAGTTCCACACGCCGACCCGGACCGATTCGTTAACATCTGGATCGGCTCTGCTGCCTTCTCTGCTCTCACCTGGTTCAACCCTTACATGTGGCACCTCACCAATCAGTTcaa TTGGCATGACAGAGCTATGTTATTTGAGCAGTACCACTGGAAAAAGGCAATGGAGAAGAAGCAGCCTTATGACTTCTTG TGGAATCGGCGCATGGACAAGGACCACCGTGattcatattattttaattggcCTGTTTACTTCCCTTAG
- the LOC142610313 gene encoding thylakoid lumenal 15.0 kDa protein 2, chloroplastic isoform X1: MAFLRLPITAPPSSPVSLPSFATPIQNSTKFTNWVRSKSFNFVLSGALTLGLSFSGFGVAEAKVGVNKPELLPKEFSPVIDVGGFLSDGQEKRLAQEIADIENDTGFKLRVLAQNYPETPGLAIKDFWQVDDRTIVFVADPTFGNILNFNVGATVDLDIPRSFWSRLAGKYGNIFYWKEKGEDASIEAAVMAISNCLREPVGPNNCSEVK; this comes from the exons ATGGCATTTCTTCGTCTTCCTATCACAGCACCACCATCGTCTCCAGTGTCTCTGCCATCCTTTGCGACTCCAATTCAAAACTCAACCAAATTCACCAACTGGGTTCGATCCAAGTCTTTCAATTTCGTGCTCTCTGGGGCTCTCACGCTCGGACTCTCTTTCTCTG GATTTGGAGTTGCTGAGGCAAAAGTTGGAGTCAACAAGCCAGAATTGCTCCCCAAAGAGTTTAGTCCTGTCATTGATGTAGGGGGGTTCCTCTCTGATGGCCAG GAGAAAAGACTTGCACAAGAAATTGCTGATATTGAAAATGATACCGGGTTCAAGTTGAGAGTTCTAGCGCAGAATTATCCTGAAACACCAG GGCTGGCGATTAAAGATTTTTGGCAAGTAGATGATAGAACTATTGTCTTTGTTGCTGACCCCACCTTTG GCAATATATTAAACTTCAATGTTGGGGCTACTGTTGATCTAGACATTCCACGTAGTTTCTGGAGCCGATTGGCAGGGAAAtatggaaatattttttattggaaagagaag GGGGAAGATGCATCAATTGAAGCAGCTGTAATGGCAATATCTAATTGCTTGAGAGAACCTGTAGGTCCAAATAATTGCTCTGAGGTAAAATAG
- the LOC142610313 gene encoding thylakoid lumenal 15.0 kDa protein 2, chloroplastic isoform X2 encodes MAFLRLPITAPPSSPVSLPSFATPIQNSTKFTNWVRSKSFNFVLSGALTLGLSFSGFGVAEAKVGVNKPELLPKEFSPVIDVGGFLSDGQEKRLAQEIADIENDTGFKLRVLAQNYPETPGNILNFNVGATVDLDIPRSFWSRLAGKYGNIFYWKEKGEDASIEAAVMAISNCLREPVGPNNCSEVK; translated from the exons ATGGCATTTCTTCGTCTTCCTATCACAGCACCACCATCGTCTCCAGTGTCTCTGCCATCCTTTGCGACTCCAATTCAAAACTCAACCAAATTCACCAACTGGGTTCGATCCAAGTCTTTCAATTTCGTGCTCTCTGGGGCTCTCACGCTCGGACTCTCTTTCTCTG GATTTGGAGTTGCTGAGGCAAAAGTTGGAGTCAACAAGCCAGAATTGCTCCCCAAAGAGTTTAGTCCTGTCATTGATGTAGGGGGGTTCCTCTCTGATGGCCAG GAGAAAAGACTTGCACAAGAAATTGCTGATATTGAAAATGATACCGGGTTCAAGTTGAGAGTTCTAGCGCAGAATTATCCTGAAACACCAG GCAATATATTAAACTTCAATGTTGGGGCTACTGTTGATCTAGACATTCCACGTAGTTTCTGGAGCCGATTGGCAGGGAAAtatggaaatattttttattggaaagagaag GGGGAAGATGCATCAATTGAAGCAGCTGTAATGGCAATATCTAATTGCTTGAGAGAACCTGTAGGTCCAAATAATTGCTCTGAGGTAAAATAG
- the LOC142609558 gene encoding auxin-responsive protein SAUR23 encodes MSLKKNRDERNKALVMLRLFNVLIEKLQKSISVLAPREPDQLKEELEAAAVVPDNVTEGHFTVFAIKGEETKRFVVELAYLTNPAFLRLLEQAKEEYGFNQKGALSVPCRPEELQKIIDDKMEKSTGAGLCLTSIKC; translated from the coding sequence ATGTCTTTAAAGAAGAATAGGGATGAGAGAAATAAAGCCTTGGTGATGCTCAGGCTCTTCAATGTTCTCATTGAAAAACTACAGAAGAGTATCTCAGTCTTGGCACCGAGAGAACCTGATCAATTAAAAGAAGAACTAGAAGCAGCAGCAGTGGTGCCAGATAATGTAACTGAAGGACATTTTACTGTTTTCGCAATCAAGGGTGAGGAAACAAAGAGGTTTGTTGTTGAACTGGCCTACTTAACTAACCCTGCATTCTTGAGATTACTGGAGCAGGCTAAGGAAGAATATGGCTTCAATCAAAAAGGAGCTCTTTCAGTCCCTTGTCGACCTGAGGAATTGCAGAAGATTATCGATGACAAAATGGAGAAGAGCACTGGTGCTGGATTGTGTCTTACCAGTATAAAGTGTTAG
- the LOC142609701 gene encoding putative disease resistance protein RGA3, with amino-acid sequence MAETILSVVAEEIIGKLISVATEQISLAWGFKEELTKLRGSLTTIQAVLADAERRQVRDEVVRLWLQRLKEVAYDADDVLDEFAYEILRRKVEIRNQMKRKVYFFFSFSNPIAFRLKMANQIKTIHESLKEINGEANSYGLARASPVNANLEIIPNRETDSFLDHSEVVGRRDHVSKIVDLLTRATKEQLSVFPIVGMAGLGKTTLAKQVYNDERVKRHFDRTIWVCVSDDFDDKRILREILELITHTSNKLENKTAILECLQKELIGKKYLLILDDVWNEDLTKWDTLRRCLLGINSNVGNIIIVTTRKDKVAKIMKALHRCDLENLSDDECWSIIKKMVSCNEITPDLEVIGREIAKRCGGVPLVARVLGGTMSCKKEKSEWLAIQNSEVWNSPLDNNEILPILKLSFDHLYPPSLKSCFTYCAIFPKNYKMEKEELIQHWMAEGFLQLSPGRSIMEDIGNEYFNILLANSLFQDIERDDYGDIVSCKMHDCVHDLALLISKWETLHLVGNLRDGIDMSHIRRLSLIPNGQTTPTISLSREGMSRLRTFFSIHANLGDKLLNLKCVRALTLFGGCIVELPKSIDRLRQLRLLRIIRTNVKELPKSLTKLYNLQTLIIKDCPCLKELPKDLQNLISLRHINIDHRYIKQLPINMRQLTCLQTLPFFVIGQDIGGRIEEMGYLSQLRGKLSIYNLEHVRDKEEARSAKLSEKKGVHKLGFHWNRGREGTINDEDVLEGLQPHPCLQSLKIENFQGEKFPSWILGKNSSGGLFLWDHLLEIFLENCNKCEQIPTLGHLSHLKVLEIEGMHNVTCIGTEFYGNYSGEGSSNAVFPALEKLVLQRMPKLVEWKDAMEPTTTTTTTRGTVFPSLKILVIEKCGQLISAPCHFPALEELSIFETKSTAFQNISSNLTTLMSLTIWCVSELSCLPEQLLQNNASLMRLNIHACADLESILPHEDVGAFCISLRYIYISSCLKLSYIPDTLHTLQSLETFGIFNCPNLRSFPSIQGVASLRDLTIWCGVEVLPTGLQSCTSLSELNIQSCPNLISIPDLGELHSLSSLTILDCPKLTRLPGGLSECLKTLKIGEFCEELDAFPSLSSIQHLHASLEQLNLYGWSKLNSLPDEMQHFTALIYLHISGFDGMQALPEWLGNLSSLQTLVLNDNKNLMEMPTVQAMRRLTKLKELFINGSPKVDVRYANEKGTEWSEIAHIRHIRINYIVIRDETF; translated from the coding sequence ATGGCTGAGACTATCCTTAGTGTTGTTGCTGAGGAAATAATAGGCAAGCTGATTTCAGTTGCTACTGAGCAGATCAGCCTTGCTTGGGGTTTCAAGGAGGAGTTGACAAAACTTCGTGGCTCATTGACCACGATTCAAGCTGTGCTGGCTGATGCGGAGAGAAGGCAAGTGAGAGATGAGGTCGTGAGGCTTTGGCTGCAGAGGCTTAAAGAAGTTGCTTATGATGCTGATGACGTGCTAGACGAGTTTGCTTACGAGATTCTTCGGCGAAAGGTAGAGATCCGAAACCAAATGAAGAGAAAGGtatacttcttcttttcattCTCAAACCCCATTGCTTTTCGTCTCAAGATGGCTAACCAGATTAAGACTATTCATGAATCGCTAAAAGAGATTAATGGTGAAGCAAATTCATATGGACTTGCTAGAGCGAGCCCAGTAAATGCAAATCTAGAGATTATCCCAAACCGAGAGACAGACTCCTTTCTCGATCATTCAGAAGTTGTAGGAAGGAGAGATCATGTCTCAAAAATAGTTGACTTGCTAACTAGGGCAACCAAAGAACAACTCTCTGTCTTTCCTATAGTAGGAATGGCAGGTTTGGGAAAAACAACTTTAGCAAAGCAAGTGTACAATGATGAGCGAGTAAAGAGACATTTTGATAGGACAATATGGGTATGTGTCTCCGATGATTTTGATGATAAAAGGATCTTGAGAGAGATTCTTGAGCTCATTACCCATACCtcaaataaattagaaaataagaCTGCGATTCTTGAATGCCTTCAAAAAGAGTTGATAGGAAAAAAATATCTTCTCATACTTGATGATGTATGGAACGAAGATTTAACAAAATGGGATACTTTGAGGAGATGTCTATTAGGAATTAATTCAAATGTGGGAAACATTATTATTGTAACAACTCGTAAAGACAAGGTGGCTAAAATTATGAAAGCACTTCATCGATGTGATTTAGAAAACCTATCAGATGATGAATGTTGGTCTATAATCAAGAAAATGGTATCTTGTAATGAAATAACTCCAGATTTGGAAGTTATTGGAAGGGAGATTGCTAAAAGATGTGGTGGGGTTCCATTAGTTGCGAGAGTTTTAGGAGGTACTATGTCTTGTAAGAAGGAGAAAAGTGAATGGTTAGCAATTCAAAATAGTGAAGTTTGGAATTCTCCACTTGACAACAATGAAATCTTACCAATACTAAAATTAAGCTTTGATCATCTTTATCCACCATCTCTAAAAAGTTGTTTCACATATTGTgcaatttttcctaaaaattataaaatggaaAAGGAAGAATTAATTCAACATTGGATGGCTGAAGGGTTCCTTCAATTGTCTCCAGGAAGATCAATAATGGAGGATATTGGTAACgagtattttaatattttgttggCAAATTCCTTATTCCAAGATATAGAAAGGGATGATTATGGTGATATTGTTAGCTGCAAGATGCATGATTGTGTACACGATCTTGCCCTCTTAATTTCAAAATGGGAAACCTTGCATTTAGTGGGCAATTTAAGGGATGGCATTGACATGTCTCATATTCGACGTTTATCTCTTATACCCAATGGCCAAACAACACCAACAATCTCATTATCTAGAGAAGGCATGAGTAGGTTGCGcacatttttttcaattcatgcTAATCTTGGTGACAAGTTATTAAACTTAAAATGTGTACGTGCTCTAACTTTATTTGGGGGATGTATAGTAGAGTTGCCCAAGTCAATCGATAGGCTAAGACAATTGAGGCTTCTTCGAATTATAAGGACTAATGTCAAAGAATTACCCAAATCTCTCACAAAACTCTATAACTTACAAACTCTAATAATCAAGGATTGCCCTTGTCTCAAAGAGCTTCCAAAAGATCTACAAAATTTGATTAGTTTGAGACATATCAATATTGATCATCGATACATAAAACAATTGCCGATCAATATGAGGCAACTAACTTGCCTTCAAACATTGCCTTTTTTTGTCATCGGTCAAGACATTGGTGGTCGAATCGAAGAAATGGGATACTTAAGCCAACTTAGAGGAAAGTTAAGTATCTATAATCTAGAGCATGTGAGAGACAAAGAAGAAGCCAGAAGTGCAAAGTTATCAGAAAAGAAAGGAGTACACAAGTTGGGATTCCATTGGAATAGGGGAAGAGAAGGCACCATTAACGATGAAGATGTCTTGGAAGGCCTTCAGCCTCACCCGTGTCTGCAAAGCTTAAAGATAGAAAATTTCCAGGGTGAGAAGTTCCCTTCATGGATATTGGGCAAAAACAGTAGTGGTGGTTTGTTTCTCTGGGaccatttgttggaaatctTCTTAGAAAACTGTAACAAGTGCGAACAAATTCCTACACTTGGGCATTTATCTCATCTCAAGGTTCTTGAAATAGAGGGAATGCATAACGTGACATGTATAGGGACAGAATTTTACGGCAATTATAGCGGTGAGGGATCGAGTAATGCAGTGTTCCCGGCTTTGGAAAAACTTGTTTTGCAGCGCATGCCCAAGCTAGTGGAATGGAAGGATGCGATGGagccaacaacaacaacaacaacaacaagaggAACGGTGTTTCCTTCCCTCAAAATATTGGTTATTGAAAAATGTGGCCAGCTCATAAGTGCTCCATGTCATTTTCCAGCTCTTGAGGAACTAAGCATTTTCGAGACCAAAAGCACTGCATTCCAAAACATTAGTAGTAATCTTACTACACTCATGTCCCTTACTATATGGTGTGTATCAGAACTTTCTTGTTTGCCAGAGCAGCTATTGCAAAATAATGCGAGTCTCATGAGACTGAATATACATGCTTGTGCTGATTTGGAGTCCATCTTGCCACATGAGGATGTAGGGGCCTTCTGCATCTCTCTCCGATACATTTATATATCTTCATGTTTGAAATTGAGTTATATACCGGACACACTGCACACCCTTCAATCTCTCGAGACATTTGGAATATTCAACTGTCCTAATTTGAGGTCTTTTCCAAGTATACAAGGTGTGGCGTCGCTTCGAGACTTGACGATATGGTGCGGTGTTGAAGTTCTACCGACTGGGCTGCAATCATGTACATCTCTTTCGGAATTGAACATTCAGTCATGTCCTAATTTGATATCAATTCCAGATCTAGGAGAATTGCACTCTCTTAGCAGTTTAACAATTCTGGACTGTCCAAAGTTGACTCGTCTGCCAGGAGGGTTATCAGAATGCTTAAAGACTTTGAAGATTGGTGAGTTTTGTGAGGAGCTGGATGCTTTCCCCAGTCTCAGTTCCATCCAACACTTGCACGCGTCCCTTGAACAACTAAACTTGTATGGGTGGTCCAAACTCAACTCTCTTCCGGACGAAATGCAACACTTCACTGCCCTTATATATCTGCATATATCTGGTTTTGATGGAATGCAAGCTTTGCCTGAGTGGTTGGGCAACCTTTCTTCACTTCAAACTCTGGTTCTTAATGACAACAAGAACTTGATGGAAATGCCGACAGTGCAAGCCATGCGACGCCTCACCAAATTAAAAGAACTGTTCATTAATGGTTCCCCCAAAGTAGATGTAAGATATGCAAATGAGAAAGGCACAGAGTGGTCCGAAATTGCACATATTAGACATATCAGAATCAACTATATTGTTATTAGAGACGAAACTTTTTGA